In Microbacterium pumilum, the following proteins share a genomic window:
- a CDS encoding SprT-like domain-containing protein: MTELHRVRHWAEALITTHLDDSWSFGFDNAKRRAGLCDYTRKRISVSRYLTARYDDDTNHQTLLHEVAHALAGPAAGHGARWKAVARELGYVGGTTHRGETATELAPWIGTCPAGHVAYRHRRVTRPTSCAKCAPRFDERFVFSWRRRDITPATRLAAMTPR; encoded by the coding sequence ATGACCGAATTGCATCGCGTGCGCCATTGGGCGGAGGCGCTCATCACCACTCACCTCGACGACTCGTGGTCGTTCGGGTTCGACAACGCGAAGCGCCGCGCGGGCCTCTGCGACTACACGCGCAAGCGGATCAGCGTCTCGCGGTACCTCACGGCGCGATACGACGACGACACGAATCACCAGACCCTGCTGCACGAGGTCGCGCATGCCCTTGCCGGTCCGGCTGCGGGCCACGGAGCGCGCTGGAAGGCCGTGGCACGCGAGCTGGGCTATGTCGGCGGAACGACGCATCGCGGCGAGACGGCCACCGAGCTCGCCCCGTGGATCGGGACGTGTCCCGCGGGACACGTCGCGTACCGGCATCGGCGCGTGACCCGGCCGACGTCATGCGCGAAATGCGCTCCCCGTTTCGATGAGCGGTTCGTGTTCTCGTGGCGACGGCGTGACATCACACCCGCGACGCGGCTGGCCGCCATGACTCCGCGCTAG
- a CDS encoding tetratricopeptide repeat protein: MSYIRGYDPETLREKVDPRQCKERLDEIGEQRSLPALLERVWLLKVLGRPDDALVLSEQSVRLARMAGTRKDLLRARILHASVQQVRGAFAAAEQELTMCADEAEGQEWAGIAAFAYQHRGKVHFDAGDFDDARRDFKRALFLRQESGTPDEQLEPTLLAIDAVDRRRAASVAS; this comes from the coding sequence ATGAGCTACATACGCGGGTACGACCCCGAGACGTTGCGGGAGAAGGTCGATCCCCGACAGTGCAAGGAGCGCCTCGATGAGATCGGCGAGCAGCGCAGTCTTCCCGCACTGCTCGAGCGCGTGTGGCTCTTGAAGGTGCTGGGCCGACCCGACGACGCGCTCGTGCTCTCGGAGCAGTCGGTCCGGCTCGCGCGCATGGCCGGCACCCGGAAGGACCTCCTCCGGGCGCGCATCCTGCATGCGTCGGTGCAGCAGGTTCGCGGCGCGTTCGCTGCGGCCGAGCAGGAGCTGACGATGTGCGCCGACGAGGCCGAGGGCCAGGAGTGGGCGGGAATCGCGGCGTTCGCCTACCAGCACCGTGGCAAGGTGCACTTCGACGCCGGAGACTTCGACGACGCCCGCCGTGACTTCAAGCGCGCCCTCTTCCTGCGCCAGGAATCCGGGACACCGGACGAACAGCTCGAACCGACGCTGCTCGCGATCGACGCCGTCGATCGGCGCCGTGCGGCATCCGTCGCCAGCTGA
- a CDS encoding fused MFS/spermidine synthase, with translation MARARNDEPSPSVRLSDGTFAQVTPSAFGGGWELVVDGTPQSHVDLDDPTHLHFEYVARMGAVIDQLRMPGQPLTAVHLGAGALTIPRYVEATRPGSRQQVIELEPALVDLVRERLPLPRGGSLRVRIGDAREGLGRLPGGLVGNVDLLVSDVYSGAQTPAHLTTVEFYTAAARLLAPEGVILVNVADGAGLAFARRQVATVRAVLEHVIVLAEVQTLKGRRFGNLVIAASPSPLPTAWLPRLMAAGPHPAKVAQGAEIDEFARSARIATDADATPSPKPAASVFDR, from the coding sequence ATGGCCCGAGCGCGCAACGACGAGCCCTCGCCGTCGGTGCGGCTGTCCGACGGAACCTTCGCCCAGGTGACGCCCTCGGCCTTCGGCGGCGGGTGGGAGCTCGTCGTCGACGGCACGCCGCAGTCCCACGTCGACCTCGACGATCCCACCCACCTGCACTTCGAATACGTCGCGCGCATGGGTGCGGTGATCGACCAGCTGCGGATGCCGGGGCAGCCGCTGACCGCGGTGCACCTGGGTGCCGGCGCTCTCACGATCCCTCGCTACGTCGAGGCGACCCGCCCTGGGTCGCGCCAGCAGGTGATCGAGCTCGAGCCCGCGCTCGTGGACCTCGTCCGCGAGCGGCTGCCGCTCCCTCGCGGCGGATCCCTCCGCGTGCGGATCGGCGATGCGCGCGAGGGGCTCGGCCGGCTGCCCGGCGGGCTCGTCGGCAACGTGGATCTGCTCGTGTCGGACGTGTACTCGGGGGCGCAGACTCCGGCGCACCTGACCACGGTGGAGTTCTACACCGCGGCGGCGCGCCTCCTCGCCCCGGAGGGCGTGATCCTGGTCAATGTCGCCGACGGCGCGGGCCTCGCGTTCGCGCGTCGCCAGGTCGCCACGGTGCGCGCTGTGCTCGAGCACGTCATCGTGCTCGCCGAGGTGCAGACGCTCAAGGGGCGGCGGTTCGGCAACCTCGTGATCGCGGCGTCCCCCTCACCGCTCCCCACCGCATGGCTGCCGCGGCTGATGGCGGCGGGGCCGCATCCGGCCAAAGTCGCCCAGGGCGCCGAGATCGACGAGTTCGCCCGCAGCGCCCGGATCGCGACGGATGCGGATGCCACCCCGTCGCCCAAGCCCGCGGCATCCGTCTTCGACCGCTGA
- a CDS encoding 5-oxoprolinase subunit PxpA: MVAIDLNADLGETVDGVPTADDEAMFAVISSASIACGGHAGDAASMREAVARAARFGVAVGAHPSFPDAANFGRREWTGDSSELRRSLEAQLRALADAGADIRYVKPHGALYHVVRRDADTARVVVAAIAEVIVRPVPVLGLEGAITSAAATAGLPFVREAFLDRGYLADGSLVPRGDPGALLHDPAVVAARAVRLARDGVVEAVDGSLVDADAASLCLHGDSAAAVAMARAVRAALDAAAIEVRPPW; encoded by the coding sequence ATGGTCGCCATCGATCTCAACGCCGACCTCGGCGAGACGGTCGACGGCGTGCCCACCGCCGACGACGAGGCGATGTTCGCGGTCATCTCCAGCGCCAGCATCGCCTGCGGGGGCCACGCCGGGGATGCCGCTTCGATGCGCGAGGCCGTCGCCCGCGCCGCCCGGTTCGGGGTGGCGGTGGGGGCGCATCCGTCGTTCCCGGATGCAGCGAACTTCGGGCGTCGGGAATGGACCGGGGACTCCAGCGAATTGCGACGGAGCCTCGAAGCGCAGCTGCGCGCCCTCGCCGACGCGGGCGCCGACATCCGGTACGTCAAGCCGCACGGTGCGCTCTACCACGTCGTCCGTCGCGATGCCGACACCGCCCGCGTCGTCGTGGCGGCGATCGCCGAGGTGATTGTGCGTCCGGTTCCCGTGCTCGGTCTCGAGGGCGCCATCACGTCCGCCGCCGCCACTGCCGGGCTGCCGTTCGTGCGTGAGGCGTTCCTCGATCGCGGGTACCTCGCCGACGGATCCCTCGTGCCCCGGGGCGATCCGGGTGCCCTCCTCCACGATCCGGCCGTGGTCGCGGCTCGCGCCGTGCGCCTCGCCCGCGACGGAGTGGTCGAAGCGGTCGACGGGTCGCTCGTCGATGCGGATGCGGCCTCGCTGTGCCTGCACGGAGACTCGGCCGCCGCGGTGGCCATGGCTCGCGCCGTCCGTGCGGCCCTGGACGCCGCGGCGATCGAGGTGCGCCCGCCGTGGTGA
- a CDS encoding urea amidolyase family protein, translating into MVRARVLPMGDSAILVEVDSLDHVLALHAQLGASLRNGVVDIVPAARTVLVRIDPRELSLADARAWVQTAAAQASPEARVASDEVVLDIAYDGPDLAETADMLGLSAAEVADRHASARWTVAFTGFAPGFAYLVSPDWPFDVPRLASPRTRVPPGAVGLAAGFTGAYPRETPGGWRLIGTTRARLFDPDAASPALLVPGASVRFRRVPDPIRAPADPMEPGPGPEPEPRRQPKPQPATEPQPALGPDPSGVRIVEPGLLATLQDLGRPGAASLGVSSSGALDRSALRTANRLLGNREGAAAIEVTMGGLRAIPATDQWFAVTGAWGRILLAGREVDPYEAHRWGAGEELHVDWVSHGARVYLAVRGGFDGRVVLGSRATDRLAGLGPVALTAGDVLPIAGDAVAPIPVAGIAPWGAPHDDELEVDLAPGPRGDWFTASAHRTLFETLWTVSNDADRIGVRLDGPALERMAPGELPSEGMVPGAIQVPPTGRPTILLADGPVTGGYPVIAVVTDAALDLLAQARPGTRIRFRHAR; encoded by the coding sequence GTGGTGAGGGCGCGCGTGCTGCCGATGGGCGACAGTGCGATCCTCGTCGAGGTCGACTCGCTCGACCACGTGCTGGCGCTGCACGCGCAGCTCGGCGCCTCGCTGCGGAACGGCGTGGTCGACATCGTGCCCGCCGCGCGCACGGTGCTGGTGCGCATCGACCCTCGGGAGCTGTCGCTCGCGGACGCCCGGGCCTGGGTGCAGACCGCGGCCGCTCAGGCGTCACCCGAAGCGCGTGTGGCTTCGGATGAGGTCGTGCTCGACATCGCGTACGACGGTCCTGATCTGGCCGAGACGGCGGACATGCTCGGCCTGTCGGCGGCGGAAGTGGCCGATCGGCACGCGAGCGCCCGCTGGACGGTGGCCTTCACCGGCTTCGCGCCCGGATTCGCGTATCTCGTGAGCCCCGACTGGCCGTTCGATGTGCCGCGGCTCGCATCGCCGCGCACACGGGTGCCGCCGGGTGCCGTCGGTCTCGCGGCGGGCTTCACCGGCGCCTACCCGCGCGAGACACCCGGCGGGTGGCGGCTGATCGGGACGACCCGGGCACGGCTTTTCGACCCGGATGCCGCATCCCCGGCGCTGCTGGTCCCCGGGGCGAGCGTGCGCTTCCGGCGCGTGCCCGACCCCATTCGTGCACCCGCCGACCCGATGGAGCCAGGGCCGGGGCCGGAGCCGGAGCCGCGCCGGCAGCCGAAGCCGCAGCCGGCGACCGAGCCGCAGCCGGCGCTCGGGCCGGACCCGTCAGGTGTCCGCATCGTCGAGCCCGGGCTGCTCGCGACGCTGCAGGATCTCGGCCGGCCGGGCGCGGCATCCCTCGGTGTCTCATCCTCGGGGGCGCTGGATCGCTCCGCCCTGCGCACCGCCAACCGCCTGCTCGGCAACCGCGAGGGAGCCGCGGCGATCGAGGTGACGATGGGCGGCCTCCGCGCGATCCCGGCGACGGACCAGTGGTTCGCGGTGACCGGCGCGTGGGGGAGGATCCTGCTGGCAGGCCGAGAGGTCGACCCGTACGAGGCCCACCGATGGGGAGCCGGAGAGGAGCTCCACGTCGACTGGGTCTCGCATGGCGCCCGCGTCTACCTCGCCGTTCGCGGCGGATTCGACGGCCGCGTGGTGCTGGGCTCGCGAGCGACCGATCGACTCGCCGGACTCGGACCCGTCGCGCTCACCGCGGGCGATGTCCTTCCCATCGCGGGTGACGCCGTCGCACCGATACCGGTCGCCGGCATCGCACCGTGGGGGGCGCCGCACGACGACGAGCTCGAGGTCGATCTCGCTCCCGGTCCGAGAGGCGACTGGTTCACGGCCTCCGCGCACCGGACGCTGTTCGAGACGCTGTGGACGGTCTCGAACGACGCCGACCGCATCGGCGTGCGACTGGACGGCCCGGCGCTGGAGCGGATGGCCCCGGGCGAACTGCCGAGCGAGGGCATGGTGCCGGGGGCGATCCAGGTGCCGCCGACCGGAAGGCCTACGATCCTGCTCGCCGACGGACCGGTGACGGGCGGCTACCCCGTCATCGCCGTGGTGACGGATGCCGCGCTCGACCTGCTCGCCCAGGCCCGGCCGGGCACCCGCATCCGGTTCCGGCACGCGCGCTGA
- a CDS encoding DUF4062 domain-containing protein gives MSALPGPGIRTPDQRLRVFVSSTLRELADERRAARAAIERIHLAPVMFELGARPHPPRALYRSYLAQSDVFVGIYAESYGWVAPDEEVSGLEDEYNLAPATMPKLIYIKSTERRDERLTELIARIRSDDTAAYLPFETSGQLEEQLVGDLATLLAERFDAASATPPAAPQTEPAHAARVPAAYSRIIGRDREVAEVVELVSSGRDRVVTLLGPGGIGKSRLAIETAAAAGSRFPDGTAFIALENVLEPDLVLPTIAYGLGIRDSSERPLEERLALALHGRRVLIILDNFEQLVDAAPEIVRLYDLAPDAVFLVTSRIVLRIRGERVYEVPPLSAMDSAAPDSVTRAAGSPAVELFVERARAVKPDFSLTQLNTPAVVAICQALDGLPLAIELAAARMRLLTPAAVLQRLDTRLRLLVDSSRDVPQRQRTLRATIEWSTGLLAEDERRLLWDLGVFSAGFTFEALESIGAGRPWEPRMIEGLEALVDGSLVSQSDVSGEPVFGMLATVREYAVEQLGELGEERVMRDAHAAYIDALTRRVAPELGGPSQREAAGRLDLERGNLRTAVRHLADIGNADLATDIAWRLYLYWWLRGLFYEVRRWMDELMERVPDASDHARAVAEFYHLWSEMWTTNEGAQVIAAFDETADLFAASGDDLGVTMAQATRGLAQVTLGQPDDDTLPLLEKSAESFHREGLRWGETLAHIALGRVAWSRSQTDEANRQFGAALAAAEAGGDPFTQTVARHHLARVRLLSGDMETAARGFSEAMRVSLSLDHEEGIAYAIEGLCAVAASRGDAEVAATLAGAAETTRQRITMYDAPQFVYHTRFLDAATTAANIDDVRRATERGREMSAAEAAEFAFAHVAVSHG, from the coding sequence ATGAGCGCGCTGCCGGGGCCAGGGATCCGCACCCCGGATCAGCGGTTGCGCGTCTTCGTGAGTTCGACCCTGCGCGAGCTCGCCGACGAGCGGCGGGCAGCCCGCGCTGCGATCGAGCGCATCCACCTCGCCCCCGTGATGTTCGAGCTGGGCGCCCGCCCCCACCCTCCCCGCGCGCTCTATCGCTCCTACCTCGCGCAGTCCGACGTCTTCGTGGGCATCTACGCCGAGAGCTACGGATGGGTCGCTCCCGACGAAGAGGTCTCGGGGCTCGAGGACGAGTACAACCTGGCGCCGGCGACGATGCCCAAGCTCATCTACATCAAGAGCACCGAGCGTCGTGATGAGCGCCTCACCGAGCTGATCGCGCGCATCCGCTCCGACGACACCGCGGCATACCTGCCGTTCGAGACGTCCGGACAGCTCGAGGAGCAGCTCGTCGGCGATCTCGCGACGCTGCTCGCCGAGCGGTTCGATGCCGCGAGCGCGACGCCGCCTGCGGCTCCGCAGACTGAGCCCGCCCACGCTGCCCGCGTTCCCGCGGCCTACTCACGGATCATCGGCCGTGACCGCGAGGTGGCAGAGGTGGTGGAGCTCGTCAGCAGCGGACGCGACCGGGTGGTCACGCTCCTCGGCCCCGGAGGGATCGGCAAGAGCCGCCTGGCGATCGAGACGGCGGCGGCCGCCGGGTCGCGGTTCCCCGACGGCACCGCCTTCATCGCCCTCGAGAACGTCCTCGAGCCCGACCTGGTGCTGCCGACGATCGCCTACGGTCTCGGCATCCGGGACTCGAGCGAGCGCCCCCTCGAGGAGAGACTGGCGCTCGCGCTGCACGGCCGGCGCGTGCTCATCATCCTCGACAACTTCGAGCAGTTGGTGGATGCCGCACCCGAGATCGTCCGGCTCTACGACCTTGCTCCCGATGCCGTCTTCCTCGTCACGAGTCGGATCGTGCTGCGGATCCGCGGCGAGCGCGTGTACGAGGTGCCGCCGCTCTCGGCGATGGACTCCGCCGCCCCCGACTCGGTCACGAGGGCCGCCGGCTCGCCGGCCGTGGAGCTGTTCGTCGAACGAGCCCGCGCGGTGAAGCCGGACTTCTCGCTCACCCAGCTCAACACACCTGCCGTCGTCGCGATCTGCCAAGCGCTGGACGGCCTGCCGCTCGCGATCGAGCTCGCGGCGGCGCGGATGCGCCTGCTGACCCCGGCCGCGGTGCTCCAGCGGCTCGACACCCGACTGCGCCTGCTCGTCGATTCGAGCCGCGACGTCCCGCAGCGGCAGCGAACGCTCCGCGCGACGATCGAGTGGTCCACGGGACTCCTCGCCGAAGACGAGCGGCGACTGCTGTGGGATCTCGGCGTCTTCTCGGCGGGCTTCACTTTCGAGGCGCTCGAGTCGATCGGCGCCGGACGTCCGTGGGAACCGCGGATGATCGAGGGCCTCGAGGCACTGGTCGACGGTTCGCTCGTGTCGCAGTCCGACGTGAGCGGCGAGCCGGTCTTCGGCATGCTCGCGACCGTGCGGGAGTACGCCGTCGAGCAGTTGGGCGAGCTCGGCGAGGAACGCGTCATGCGAGACGCTCACGCCGCATACATCGACGCGCTGACCCGACGCGTCGCCCCTGAACTCGGCGGTCCGTCGCAACGCGAGGCCGCCGGCCGACTCGACCTCGAGCGCGGCAACCTCCGCACCGCGGTGCGCCATCTCGCCGACATCGGAAACGCGGATCTCGCGACCGACATCGCCTGGCGCCTGTACCTCTACTGGTGGTTACGGGGGCTCTTCTACGAGGTGCGCCGCTGGATGGACGAACTCATGGAGCGCGTGCCCGACGCGTCCGACCACGCACGAGCCGTCGCAGAGTTCTATCACCTGTGGTCCGAGATGTGGACCACGAACGAAGGCGCACAGGTGATCGCCGCCTTCGACGAGACGGCAGACCTGTTCGCGGCGAGCGGCGACGACCTCGGCGTGACCATGGCTCAGGCGACGCGTGGACTCGCGCAGGTGACGCTCGGACAGCCCGACGACGACACTCTCCCGCTGCTCGAGAAGAGTGCGGAGAGCTTCCACCGCGAGGGGCTGCGCTGGGGCGAGACGCTCGCGCACATCGCGCTCGGTCGCGTCGCGTGGTCGCGTTCGCAGACGGATGAGGCGAACCGGCAGTTCGGCGCGGCTCTCGCGGCGGCCGAGGCGGGTGGCGATCCGTTCACGCAGACCGTCGCGCGGCACCACCTGGCGCGCGTGCGCCTGCTCTCCGGAGACATGGAGACCGCCGCCCGAGGATTCTCCGAGGCGATGCGCGTGTCTCTCAGCCTCGATCACGAAGAGGGCATCGCGTACGCCATCGAGGGGCTGTGCGCCGTCGCCGCGTCACGAGGAGACGCGGAGGTCGCCGCCACGCTCGCCGGGGCGGCGGAGACGACCAGGCAGCGGATCACGATGTACGACGCCCCGCAGTTCGTCTATCACACCCGGTTTCTGGACGCCGCGACGACGGCCGCGAACATCGACGACGTCCGCCGCGCGACGGAACGCGGTCGCGAGATGTCGGCGGCCGAGGCGGCCGAGTTCGCCTTCGCGCACGTGGCCGTCAGCCACGGCTGA
- a CDS encoding ATP-binding protein, whose translation MIRTPDQRLRVFVSSTLRELADERRAVRTAIERLRLAPVMFELGARPHPPRALYRAYLAQSDVFVGIYAESYGWVAPGEEVSGLEDEYNLAPASMPKLIYIKASEHRDERLLDLIERIRSDDTAAYLPFETAAGLEEQVAGDLATLLAERFDETRRTDSAESPASAASPPQRIPVPYTATIGREDDVARVRSILERDQTRIVSLIGPGGVGKSRLAIETTRATKDLFPDGMYFVLLEGVLEPGLLVPTIAYTLGIRDNGEAALEGRIAHALAGRRVLVVLDNFEQIVESAPVLVRLSTAAPLAKFLVTSRVVLRIRGEQVYDVVSLPTPDATASPSLDRTLRSSACMLFVDRASAVKPGFTINEENAADIADICRRLEGLPLAIELAAAKVRLLNPRGIADRLEQTLPLLTAAARDLPERHRTIRAAIDWSVSLLPDIHRDLLDDLGVFATRFTLEAVEAVGVGRSWDGTGLESLAALVDASLVKQAEIDGRSVFSLLAIVREYAIGRLRARGDADVVRAAHADYYRGFVARVAPGLRGAGQADAVAQLGLELPNLRAAVRHLVYTDRLDDAGDFAWSLLIYWWIAGFFAEVRVWMLELLGKERPITQHTRAVAWFFALWGEMWQRPSDGVVAGIGECVRLFAESGDEDASTMALAARATARLTLPMPDVKTADLELTEAVQRLHALGNTWAEGITEVSRGRLAWLVGQPDEALARFNRATEIAEASGDLFTLSVAGNHQARLLLLRGEVDAAEDGCIRTLLVSIRLHHEEGIAYGLEGLCAVAAARGEGARAGTLSAVAAAIRHRIGVFDAEAFRVHTPQLDAIRAVAPDSVAAGERRGAELTVAEAVALALPEAEAAAVQQSLTEW comes from the coding sequence GTGATCCGGACGCCGGACCAGCGACTCCGGGTGTTCGTGAGCTCGACGCTGCGCGAGCTCGCCGACGAACGGCGCGCGGTGCGCACGGCCATCGAGCGACTCCGCCTCGCACCGGTCATGTTCGAACTCGGCGCCCGCCCCCACCCGCCCCGCGCACTCTACCGGGCATACCTCGCGCAGTCCGACGTGTTCGTCGGCATCTACGCCGAGAGCTACGGCTGGGTCGCTCCCGGCGAGGAGGTCTCCGGTCTCGAGGACGAGTACAACCTGGCGCCGGCCTCGATGCCGAAGCTCATCTACATCAAGGCGAGCGAGCACCGCGATGAGCGGCTGCTCGACCTGATCGAGCGCATCCGCTCCGATGACACCGCCGCCTACCTGCCGTTCGAGACGGCGGCGGGCCTCGAAGAGCAGGTCGCCGGAGATCTCGCGACGCTCCTCGCCGAGCGCTTCGACGAGACGCGAAGGACGGACTCCGCTGAGTCGCCCGCGTCCGCGGCATCGCCCCCGCAGCGCATCCCGGTGCCGTATACCGCGACGATCGGACGCGAGGACGATGTCGCGCGCGTCCGATCCATCCTCGAGCGCGACCAGACCCGGATCGTGAGCCTCATCGGCCCCGGCGGGGTGGGAAAAAGCCGTCTCGCGATAGAGACGACCCGCGCCACGAAGGATCTGTTCCCCGACGGGATGTATTTCGTGCTTCTGGAGGGCGTGCTCGAGCCGGGCCTTCTCGTGCCGACGATCGCGTACACGCTCGGCATCCGCGACAACGGAGAAGCCGCTCTCGAAGGGCGCATCGCGCATGCCCTCGCGGGGCGCCGCGTGCTCGTCGTGCTCGACAACTTCGAGCAGATCGTCGAATCGGCGCCCGTCCTGGTGCGCCTGTCCACCGCGGCGCCGCTCGCAAAGTTCCTCGTCACGAGCCGGGTCGTGCTGCGGATCCGCGGCGAGCAGGTCTACGACGTCGTGAGTCTGCCGACCCCCGATGCCACCGCGTCACCGAGTCTGGACCGCACCCTGCGGTCGTCGGCGTGCATGCTGTTCGTCGATCGCGCCAGCGCGGTGAAGCCCGGCTTCACCATCAACGAAGAGAACGCCGCCGACATCGCGGACATCTGCCGGCGGCTCGAGGGACTGCCGCTCGCGATCGAGCTCGCCGCGGCCAAAGTGCGCCTGCTGAACCCGCGCGGAATCGCCGACCGTCTCGAGCAGACCCTGCCGCTGCTGACGGCGGCCGCGCGCGACCTGCCCGAGCGGCATCGGACGATCCGGGCGGCGATCGACTGGAGCGTGAGCCTGCTCCCCGACATCCATCGCGATCTGCTCGACGACCTGGGCGTCTTCGCGACCCGCTTCACCCTCGAGGCGGTCGAAGCCGTCGGGGTCGGCAGATCGTGGGACGGCACAGGGCTCGAGAGCCTCGCCGCCCTCGTCGATGCCTCGCTGGTCAAGCAGGCCGAGATCGACGGCAGGTCGGTGTTCTCGCTGCTCGCGATCGTGCGCGAGTACGCGATCGGACGGCTTCGGGCCCGCGGCGACGCCGACGTCGTCCGCGCCGCGCATGCGGACTACTATCGCGGCTTCGTGGCGCGCGTCGCGCCCGGGTTGAGAGGGGCCGGCCAGGCGGATGCCGTCGCCCAGCTGGGTCTCGAGCTGCCGAACCTGCGGGCCGCGGTGCGGCACCTCGTTTACACCGACCGGCTCGATGACGCGGGCGACTTCGCCTGGAGCCTGCTGATCTACTGGTGGATCGCCGGGTTCTTCGCCGAGGTGCGGGTGTGGATGCTCGAGCTGCTCGGCAAGGAGCGCCCGATCACGCAGCACACCAGGGCGGTCGCCTGGTTCTTCGCGCTGTGGGGCGAGATGTGGCAGCGCCCGTCGGACGGGGTGGTCGCCGGGATCGGCGAGTGCGTCCGACTGTTCGCCGAGAGCGGCGACGAGGATGCCTCGACGATGGCCCTGGCGGCGCGGGCGACGGCACGCCTGACCCTGCCGATGCCCGATGTGAAGACGGCGGACCTCGAGCTCACCGAGGCCGTGCAACGACTGCACGCGCTCGGCAACACGTGGGCGGAGGGCATCACCGAGGTCTCTCGTGGGCGCCTCGCGTGGCTGGTCGGCCAGCCCGACGAGGCGCTGGCCCGCTTCAACCGCGCGACCGAGATCGCAGAGGCGAGCGGCGACCTGTTCACCCTGTCGGTCGCCGGCAACCATCAAGCCCGGCTGCTGCTGCTTCGCGGTGAGGTGGATGCCGCCGAGGACGGCTGCATCCGGACGCTCCTCGTCTCGATCCGGCTGCACCACGAGGAGGGCATCGCGTACGGACTCGAGGGACTCTGCGCCGTCGCAGCCGCACGCGGCGAGGGCGCACGCGCCGGCACACTGTCGGCGGTGGCCGCCGCCATCCGTCATCGCATCGGCGTGTTCGACGCGGAGGCCTTCCGCGTCCACACGCCGCAGCTCGACGCGATCCGTGCCGTCGCTCCGGATTCCGTCGCCGCCGGCGAACGCCGCGGTGCCGAGCTGACGGTCGCCGAAGCGGTGGCGCTCGCGCTTCCGGAAGCCGAAGCCGCCGCCGTGCAGCAGTCCCTGACCGAGTGGTGA